In one Rutidosis leptorrhynchoides isolate AG116_Rl617_1_P2 chromosome 8, CSIRO_AGI_Rlap_v1, whole genome shotgun sequence genomic region, the following are encoded:
- the LOC139861925 gene encoding uncharacterized protein isoform X2 yields the protein MSGGLASSWISGTFLLQSSSISTCRGGATCRSDFRPPKDLKFVLHDALDSSGFNTTYAREAREEFRAQIGKLSNMERESSIVVNGAVDLGKTALYIAAEDDSLISHSSVPLPVDAFITRLDDLIMDYCTRYSSSFGSSPDTFLQCLERYMYVDKGFRRANSSNQLEQRAVYLHSILRDLKYAFWPFQVDQSKSPFLRAAEAANCSDRSRDVDKSGLELASAKAARHRLERGVWTSVRFGDIRRALSACERLIILEADSTELRDYGVLLYHCGFYNESLQYLKLYQDIEKSVPLTQSSYSVTKLEEDAVEKLIIRLNLISMEDDWTRPSSIASSLYNNTDPW from the exons ATGAGTGGAGGATTAGCTTCATCATGGATTTCAGGTACTTTTCTATTGCAATCATCATCGATCTCTACATGCAGAGGTGGTGCCACGTGTCGATCTGATTTCAGACCACCAAAAGACCTCAAATTTGTACTCCATGATGCGCTCGATTCTTCTGGATTCAACACCACTTATGCTAGG GAAGCACGAGAGGAATTTCGCGCACAAATCGGCAAGTTGTCTAACATGGAGAGGGAATCAAGCATAGTCGTTAATGGAGCAGTTGATTTAGGGAAAACAGCCCTTTATATAGCAGCAGAAGACGACTCTCTCATTTCTCATTCGTCCGTACCACTTCCTGTTGATGCATTTATTACGAGATTAGATGATCTTATTATGGACTACTGCACACGTTACAGTTCGTCATTTGGATCATCACCTGATACGTTTCTTCAATGTCTAGAGAGATACATGTATGTTGATAAG GGGTTTCGAAGGGCCAACTCAAGCAACCAATTGGAGCAACGAGCAGTTTATCTTCATTCA ATTTTGAGGGACTTGAAATATGCTTTCTGGCCATTTCAAGTTGACCAAAGTAAAAGTCCGTTTCTTAGAGCTGCAGAGGCTGCAAACTGCTCTGATAGATCAAGGGACGTTGACAAAAG TGGCTTGGAACTTGCATCTGCAAAGGCTGCTAGGCATAGGCTTGAACGTGGAGTTTGGACCAGTGTTCGCTTTGGGGATATAAGGCGTGCACTCTCTG CATGTGAGCGGCTCATTATTCTAGAAGCTGATTCTACGGAACTAAGAGATTATGGTGTTCTTCTGTATCATTGTGGATTCTACAATGAATCTTTACAATACCTCAAATTATATCAAGATATTGAG AAATCTGTGCCATTAACGCAATCATCATATTCAGTCACAAAACTGGAGGAAGATGCCGTAGAAAAGTTAATCATTCGACTTAACCTAATCTCGATGGAAGATGATTGGACTAGACCTTCATCTATTGCAAGTTCTCTATACAACAACACCGATCCGTGGTAA
- the LOC139861925 gene encoding uncharacterized protein isoform X1, which yields MSGGLASSWISGTFLLQSSSISTCRGGATCRSDFRPPKDLKFVLHDALDSSGFNTTYAREAREEFRAQIGKLSNMERESSIVVNGAVDLGKTALYIAAEDDSLISHSSVPLPVDAFITRLDDLIMDYCTRYSSSFGSSPDTFLQCLERYMYVDKGFRRANSSNQLEQRAVYLHSVLTHRVGSMSMLSLIYSEILKMLRLWGLINFDVEISSPNDSYGSPKGYHKQKSTESDQQHIVTTESLLLKILRDLKYAFWPFQVDQSKSPFLRAAEAANCSDRSRDVDKSGLELASAKAARHRLERGVWTSVRFGDIRRALSACERLIILEADSTELRDYGVLLYHCGFYNESLQYLKLYQDIEKSVPLTQSSYSVTKLEEDAVEKLIIRLNLISMEDDWTRPSSIASSLYNNTDPW from the exons ATGAGTGGAGGATTAGCTTCATCATGGATTTCAGGTACTTTTCTATTGCAATCATCATCGATCTCTACATGCAGAGGTGGTGCCACGTGTCGATCTGATTTCAGACCACCAAAAGACCTCAAATTTGTACTCCATGATGCGCTCGATTCTTCTGGATTCAACACCACTTATGCTAGG GAAGCACGAGAGGAATTTCGCGCACAAATCGGCAAGTTGTCTAACATGGAGAGGGAATCAAGCATAGTCGTTAATGGAGCAGTTGATTTAGGGAAAACAGCCCTTTATATAGCAGCAGAAGACGACTCTCTCATTTCTCATTCGTCCGTACCACTTCCTGTTGATGCATTTATTACGAGATTAGATGATCTTATTATGGACTACTGCACACGTTACAGTTCGTCATTTGGATCATCACCTGATACGTTTCTTCAATGTCTAGAGAGATACATGTATGTTGATAAG GGGTTTCGAAGGGCCAACTCAAGCAACCAATTGGAGCAACGAGCAGTTTATCTTCATTCA GTTTTGACCCATCGAGTGGGGTCAATGTCAATGCTTTCTCTGATATATTCAGAGATACTGAAAATGCTACGTTTATGGGGTCTCATTAATTTCGATGTCGAAATTTCTTCCCCGAATGATTCATATGGTTCTCCTAAAGGATATCATAAGCAAAAGTCTACCGAGTCTGATCAGCAACATATTGTGACAACTGAATCCCTGTTACTGAAG ATTTTGAGGGACTTGAAATATGCTTTCTGGCCATTTCAAGTTGACCAAAGTAAAAGTCCGTTTCTTAGAGCTGCAGAGGCTGCAAACTGCTCTGATAGATCAAGGGACGTTGACAAAAG TGGCTTGGAACTTGCATCTGCAAAGGCTGCTAGGCATAGGCTTGAACGTGGAGTTTGGACCAGTGTTCGCTTTGGGGATATAAGGCGTGCACTCTCTG CATGTGAGCGGCTCATTATTCTAGAAGCTGATTCTACGGAACTAAGAGATTATGGTGTTCTTCTGTATCATTGTGGATTCTACAATGAATCTTTACAATACCTCAAATTATATCAAGATATTGAG AAATCTGTGCCATTAACGCAATCATCATATTCAGTCACAAAACTGGAGGAAGATGCCGTAGAAAAGTTAATCATTCGACTTAACCTAATCTCGATGGAAGATGATTGGACTAGACCTTCATCTATTGCAAGTTCTCTATACAACAACACCGATCCGTGGTAA